A genomic region of Methanothermobacter sp. CaT2 contains the following coding sequences:
- a CDS encoding 3-dehydroquinate synthase II, whose product MKFAWLLAPDTYWDEKKTFITAALESGIDHIVDTADSGRIKKLGNLTLISPDEDADIVLVGRDGEGDGTLELPETLEYSRDIEMASELSESGRQVAAYVEIRSKAHEELARRLGRVVDYLILVGEDWKIIPLENIIADLQEEDVKLIAAVADVDEARVALETLEHGTDGVLIEPADISQIKDIAALLENIESETYELKPATITRIEPIGSGDRVCVDTCSIMGIGEGMLVGSYSQGLFLVHSESLESEYVASRPFRVNAGPVQAYVMVPGGRTRYLSELETGDEVIIVDRDGRSRSAIVGRVKIEKRPLMLVEAEYEGMKVRTLLQNAETIRLVNDKGEPVSVSELGEGDRVLVYFDESARHFGMAIKETIIEK is encoded by the coding sequence CTTCATAACGGCGGCCCTGGAATCAGGGATAGACCACATAGTGGACACCGCCGATTCCGGGAGGATAAAGAAGCTCGGTAACCTGACCCTCATCTCCCCTGATGAGGACGCGGATATAGTACTTGTAGGTAGGGATGGTGAGGGTGACGGGACCCTTGAACTCCCGGAGACCCTTGAGTACTCAAGGGACATTGAAATGGCATCAGAACTCAGTGAAAGTGGAAGACAGGTTGCAGCCTACGTGGAGATAAGGAGCAAGGCCCATGAGGAGCTTGCCAGGAGGCTCGGGCGCGTCGTTGACTACCTCATACTGGTGGGTGAGGACTGGAAGATCATCCCCCTGGAGAACATAATCGCAGACCTGCAGGAAGAGGATGTTAAACTCATCGCCGCGGTGGCTGACGTGGACGAGGCCCGGGTTGCCCTTGAAACCCTTGAACACGGAACCGACGGTGTCCTCATAGAACCGGCAGACATATCCCAGATAAAGGACATTGCAGCCCTCCTTGAGAATATTGAAAGCGAGACCTACGAACTTAAACCCGCCACCATAACCCGCATCGAGCCCATCGGATCAGGTGACAGGGTCTGCGTGGACACATGCTCCATAATGGGGATAGGCGAGGGCATGCTTGTGGGTAGCTACTCACAGGGACTGTTCCTGGTGCACAGTGAATCCCTTGAAAGTGAGTATGTGGCATCAAGGCCCTTCCGTGTCAATGCGGGTCCTGTACAGGCCTACGTCATGGTGCCCGGTGGCAGGACCAGGTACCTCTCGGAACTTGAAACCGGCGACGAGGTCATCATAGTGGACAGGGATGGCAGATCACGCTCCGCGATTGTGGGGAGGGTGAAGATCGAAAAGAGGCCCCTGATGCTCGTTGAGGCAGAGTATGAAGGCATGAAGGTCAGGACACTCCTCCAGAACGCCGAGACAATAAGGCTCGTGAATGATAAGGGTGAACCGGTATCTGTAAGTGAACTGGGTGAGGGTGACAGGGTCCTGGTCTACTTCGACGAATCCGCCAGGCACTTCGGGATGGCCATAAAGGAGACCATAATCGAGAAATGA